From a region of the Fischerella sp. JS2 genome:
- a CDS encoding VOC family protein, with product MMKLGTINHIALTVSDLERSEAFYNTLLEFLGYAQAENTPQLILWTSPDGVITISPSNPKSLNQKHDRYSPGLHHLAFSADNREQVDKLYQLLTEHGVEILDPPAEYDYMPDYYALYFLDPDSIKLELTHIPNWPAET from the coding sequence ATGATGAAACTTGGAACTATTAATCACATAGCCCTAACTGTTTCCGATTTAGAGCGATCAGAAGCATTTTACAACACACTTTTAGAATTTCTGGGTTATGCACAAGCAGAAAACACACCGCAGTTGATACTCTGGACCAGTCCTGATGGAGTCATTACCATTTCTCCTTCAAACCCAAAATCACTAAATCAAAAACATGACCGTTATTCTCCAGGTTTACATCACCTTGCTTTTAGTGCAGACAACCGAGAACAGGTGGATAAGCTGTATCAACTATTAACAGAACATGGAGTGGAAATCCTAGACCCACCTGCCGAATATGACTATATGCCGGATTACTATGCTTTGTACTTTTTAGATCCAGATAGTATCAAGCTGGAACTTACACACATTCCTAACTGGCCAGCTGAAACTTAA
- a CDS encoding MerR family transcriptional regulator yields the protein MLKIGDFSKLSLVSVKAIRLYDQLGLLKPVNVDNFTGYRYYSAEQLSRLNRILALKDLGFSLEQIAKLLDENLPSAEIRGMLRLKQAELQHLVEEEQARLLRVEARLKQIEQESSMPNYEVVIKKMEPIKVASIREILPDYSSVGRLYDELLTYLKQQRVKEGTYWAAIWHDPGYKDSNVDGEAVISIEKDIPNTEQIRIYELPRFEKAASLVHHGSYNTLNQAYAALVSWIEANGYQIIGPNREVYITGGNQQDNESYITEVQFPVTQA from the coding sequence ATGCTGAAAATCGGTGACTTTTCTAAACTTAGCCTAGTATCAGTGAAAGCAATACGCCTCTACGATCAACTGGGACTTCTCAAACCAGTTAATGTGGATAACTTTACAGGATACCGCTACTACAGTGCTGAACAGTTGTCACGACTCAATCGTATTTTGGCACTGAAAGACTTGGGCTTTTCTTTAGAACAAATTGCTAAGCTGCTGGATGAAAATTTGCCATCCGCAGAAATTCGTGGAATGCTGCGACTCAAGCAAGCTGAGTTGCAACATTTAGTGGAAGAAGAACAGGCACGTCTTTTGCGAGTAGAAGCACGACTCAAGCAAATTGAACAGGAGAGTAGTATGCCCAATTACGAAGTTGTGATTAAGAAGATGGAACCGATAAAAGTAGCATCTATCCGAGAAATACTGCCAGATTATTCAAGTGTAGGGCGACTTTATGATGAACTGTTGACATATCTTAAGCAGCAAAGAGTTAAAGAGGGAACTTACTGGGCTGCCATTTGGCACGATCCTGGATACAAAGATTCAAATGTAGACGGTGAAGCAGTCATCTCAATTGAGAAAGACATACCCAATACTGAACAAATTCGGATATATGAGTTACCAAGATTTGAAAAAGCGGCTTCCTTAGTTCATCACGGGAGTTACAACACTCTCAACCAAGCTTACGCTGCCTTAGTATCTTGGATTGAAGCCAATGGTTATCAAATTATCGGCCCCAACCGTGAGGTTTACATTACAGGTGGTAATCAACAGGATAACGAGTCTTACATCACCGAGGTGCAATTTCCTGTAACTCAGGCTTGA
- a CDS encoding DUF1257 domain-containing protein — MSHFSTLRTKITDAEILKQSLRDLGISVKTEADVRGYNGQRVRADIVAVLEGEYDLGWSRNSDGSFDLIADLWGVAKKHNQTELINSINQKYAVNKTLTEVKQRGLQNANVKLVLQ, encoded by the coding sequence ATGTCTCATTTTAGCACTCTGCGTACCAAAATTACCGACGCTGAAATCCTCAAGCAGTCTCTGCGCGATCTTGGTATTAGCGTAAAGACTGAAGCTGATGTTCGCGGTTACAACGGTCAGCGTGTTCGTGCTGACATTGTAGCAGTATTGGAAGGCGAATATGACCTCGGTTGGTCTCGCAACAGCGATGGTTCTTTTGACCTAATCGCAGACCTGTGGGGTGTTGCTAAGAAGCATAATCAGACCGAACTGATTAACTCTATCAATCAGAAGTATGCTGTTAACAAGACCTTAACAGAAGTGAAACAGCGCGGTTTGCAAAATGCCAACGTTAAGTTGGTATTGCAATAG
- a CDS encoding AAA family ATPase: MKEELNILIQAQYPLIYLVTSEEERAEQAIFTIAQSSKPQRRVYVWTVTHGIVEYGQPRNVGQHNTVSPEAAIDWIIRQREPGIFILKDLHPFIDAPATTRSLRDAIASFKGTQKNIILMSPMQQVPIELEKEVVVLDFPLPDMGELNKVLTHHIDNHRGRRLATEAREKLLRAALGLTKDEAEKVYRKAQVTTGRLTEEEVDIVLSEKKQLIRRNGILEYIEEDATIDAVGGLEELKKWLKQRSNAFTERAREYGLPQPKGMLILGVPGCGKSLIAKTTSRLWGLPLLRLDMGRVYDGSMVGRSEANLRNALKTAESISPAILFIDELDKSFAGSTGSSDSDGGTSSRIFGSFLTWMQEKKSPVFVMATANRVERLPGEFLRKGRFDEIFFVDLPTPEERQDIFKIHLHKRREDISRFDLEQLSKMSDGFSGAEIEQAIVAAMYEAFAQDREFTQLDIIAALKATLPLSRTMQEQVTALRDWARQRARPAAASIAEYQRMEF; this comes from the coding sequence ATGAAAGAAGAGCTCAATATCCTCATTCAAGCTCAATACCCTTTAATCTACCTTGTGACCTCCGAGGAAGAGCGGGCTGAGCAGGCAATCTTTACAATCGCTCAATCGTCAAAACCACAACGGCGAGTGTACGTTTGGACAGTAACTCACGGCATCGTGGAGTATGGTCAACCCCGGAATGTAGGTCAGCATAATACTGTTTCACCAGAAGCGGCGATTGATTGGATTATCCGGCAAAGAGAACCAGGTATATTTATTCTTAAAGATTTACATCCTTTTATAGATGCGCCTGCGACAACAAGATCCTTACGGGATGCGATCGCTAGCTTCAAAGGCACGCAAAAGAACATCATCTTGATGTCACCAATGCAGCAAGTACCCATTGAACTGGAAAAAGAAGTTGTCGTATTGGACTTTCCACTGCCAGATATGGGTGAGTTGAATAAAGTCTTGACTCACCATATAGACAATCATCGTGGGCGACGGCTAGCAACAGAGGCGCGGGAAAAACTTCTCAGAGCTGCCTTAGGATTAACTAAGGACGAAGCGGAAAAAGTATATCGTAAAGCTCAGGTTACAACTGGACGCTTAACAGAAGAAGAAGTTGATATAGTTTTATCAGAGAAAAAGCAATTAATCCGGCGCAATGGTATATTAGAATACATAGAAGAAGATGCAACCATTGATGCTGTTGGTGGCTTGGAAGAACTGAAAAAATGGCTAAAACAGCGTTCCAACGCATTTACAGAAAGGGCGCGGGAATATGGTTTGCCTCAACCAAAAGGGATGTTAATTCTTGGTGTTCCAGGCTGTGGAAAGTCGTTGATTGCTAAAACGACATCTCGACTTTGGGGTTTGCCACTGTTGCGCTTAGATATGGGGCGAGTTTATGATGGCTCAATGGTAGGACGTTCAGAAGCGAACTTACGTAACGCCCTCAAAACGGCAGAATCTATTTCCCCTGCAATATTATTCATCGATGAATTAGATAAATCTTTTGCTGGTAGTACAGGGTCTTCTGATTCTGATGGTGGTACTTCTAGCAGGATATTTGGCTCTTTCCTCACCTGGATGCAAGAGAAAAAATCCCCGGTATTTGTTATGGCAACTGCCAACCGAGTGGAAAGATTACCAGGAGAATTTTTAAGGAAAGGTCGTTTTGATGAAATTTTCTTTGTGGATCTGCCCACACCAGAAGAAAGGCAAGATATATTTAAGATCCACTTGCATAAGCGTCGGGAAGACATCTCTAGGTTTGACCTAGAACAGTTGTCTAAAATGTCTGATGGCTTCTCTGGGGCGGAAATTGAACAGGCGATCGTAGCGGCGATGTATGAAGCTTTCGCCCAAGATCGTGAGTTCACCCAATTAGATATTATTGCTGCACTGAAAGCGACATTGCCGCTGTCTCGAACGATGCAAGAACAAGTTACAGCCCTCAGAGATTGGGCCAGACAGCGTGCTAGACCTGCAGCAGCTTCCATTGCTGAATATCAGCGAATGGAATTCTAA
- a CDS encoding NAD-dependent epimerase/dehydratase family protein, with translation MKVLVIGGDGYCGWATALYLSNRGYEVGILDSLVRRHWDNELGVETLTPVAPIQQRIQRWKDLTGKTIDLFIGDITNYEFLQKALHQFEPNAIVHFGEQRSAPFSMIDREHAVMTQVNNVVGTLNLLYAMKEDFPECHLVKLGTMGEYGTPNIDIEEGYITIEHNGRKDTLPYPKQPGSMYHLSKVHDSHNIHFACRIWGLKATDLNQGVVYGVLTEETGMDELLINRLDYDGVFGTALNRFCIQAAIGHPLTVYGKGGQTRGFLDIRDTVRCIELAIANPAQSGEFRVFNQFTEQFSVGDLAMMVKKAGNAMGLNVEVNNLDNPRIEKEEHYFNAKNTKLLDLGLQPHYLSDSLLDSLLNFAVKYQNRVDKNQILPKVTWHRK, from the coding sequence ATGAAAGTCCTGGTTATTGGTGGCGATGGCTATTGCGGTTGGGCAACCGCGCTTTATCTTTCCAATCGAGGTTACGAAGTTGGTATTCTGGACAGCTTGGTGCGGCGGCACTGGGATAATGAATTGGGTGTAGAAACTCTAACCCCGGTCGCACCAATTCAGCAACGCATTCAACGCTGGAAAGACTTAACTGGTAAAACCATCGATTTGTTTATTGGTGATATCACTAATTACGAATTTCTCCAAAAAGCCCTGCATCAATTTGAACCAAATGCGATCGTGCATTTTGGCGAACAGCGTTCCGCACCATTTTCGATGATTGACCGCGAACATGCTGTCATGACGCAAGTCAATAACGTTGTCGGTACGCTGAATTTGTTGTACGCGATGAAAGAAGATTTCCCAGAGTGCCATTTGGTAAAATTGGGAACAATGGGTGAATACGGTACACCCAACATAGACATAGAAGAAGGCTATATCACCATTGAACACAACGGGCGCAAAGATACTTTGCCTTATCCCAAGCAACCTGGTTCAATGTACCACTTAAGCAAAGTCCATGATAGTCATAATATCCACTTTGCCTGCCGAATTTGGGGACTAAAGGCAACAGACTTAAATCAAGGTGTGGTTTATGGTGTCCTCACTGAAGAAACTGGTATGGACGAACTGTTAATTAACCGCCTAGATTACGATGGTGTATTTGGGACAGCGTTGAACCGTTTCTGTATCCAAGCTGCAATTGGACACCCCCTGACTGTTTACGGTAAAGGTGGACAAACGCGGGGATTTTTGGATATTCGGGATACAGTGCGATGTATTGAACTGGCGATCGCCAATCCCGCCCAATCAGGTGAATTCCGCGTGTTTAACCAATTTACCGAACAATTCAGCGTCGGTGACTTGGCAATGATGGTGAAAAAAGCCGGGAACGCAATGGGGCTAAATGTAGAAGTTAATAACTTAGATAATCCCAGAATCGAAAAAGAAGAACACTATTTCAATGCCAAAAACACCAAACTATTGGATTTAGGTTTACAACCTCACTATCTCTCTGATTCCCTGCTTGATTCTCTATTGAACTTTGCTGTCAAATATCAAAATCGAGTCGATAAAAATCAAATTCTGCCAAAAGTTACTTGGCATCGCAAATAG
- a CDS encoding glycosyltransferase family 1 protein, which translates to MRIALFTETFLPKVDGIVTRLRHTIEHLQRSGDQVLVICPDGGITEYKQAKIYGVSGFPLPLYPELKMALPRPAIGQILEQFQPDIIHVVNPAVLGLAGIFYSKVLDIPLVASYHTHLPQYLQHYGLGMLEGLLWELLKAGHNQAALNLCTSTAMMEELTTHGIERVNLWQRGVDTETFHPSLVSEEMRSHLSQNHPDSPLLLYVGRLSAEKEIERIKPILEAIPTARLALVGDGPHRQALEKHFADTNTHFVGYLVGKELASAFASADAFIFPSRTETLGLVLLEAMAAGCPVVAACSGGIPDIVTDGVNGYLFAPDTGDEGAIAATLRLLEMKQERESIRQNARREAERWGWAAATRQLQDYYQKVIYSELLKAA; encoded by the coding sequence ATGAGGATTGCTCTTTTTACCGAAACCTTTCTGCCTAAGGTTGACGGCATTGTCACACGCCTACGTCATACTATTGAACATTTACAACGCAGTGGCGACCAAGTACTAGTCATTTGTCCGGATGGTGGTATTACAGAATACAAACAAGCCAAAATATATGGTGTCTCTGGCTTTCCGCTGCCTCTGTATCCTGAGTTAAAAATGGCACTACCTCGCCCAGCCATTGGTCAGATTTTGGAACAGTTTCAGCCAGATATTATTCATGTAGTCAACCCAGCAGTTTTGGGATTAGCTGGTATATTCTATAGCAAGGTGCTTGATATTCCCTTAGTGGCTTCTTATCATACCCACTTGCCTCAATATCTCCAGCATTACGGCTTGGGAATGCTAGAAGGGTTATTGTGGGAATTACTTAAAGCAGGTCACAATCAAGCAGCTTTAAATTTATGTACCTCTACAGCAATGATGGAGGAACTCACAACCCACGGTATTGAAAGAGTAAACTTGTGGCAGAGGGGAGTAGACACAGAAACATTTCATCCTAGCTTAGTCTCCGAGGAAATGCGATCGCATCTGTCCCAAAATCACCCAGATAGTCCCTTGTTATTATACGTTGGACGTCTTTCTGCTGAAAAAGAAATTGAGCGGATCAAACCCATACTCGAAGCTATCCCCACAGCTAGGCTGGCATTAGTGGGAGATGGACCCCACCGCCAAGCCTTAGAAAAGCACTTTGCCGACACAAACACTCATTTTGTTGGCTACCTGGTTGGCAAAGAATTAGCTTCAGCTTTTGCTAGTGCTGATGCCTTTATTTTCCCTTCTCGCACAGAAACATTGGGTCTAGTACTTCTAGAAGCAATGGCGGCGGGTTGTCCAGTAGTAGCAGCCTGTTCTGGTGGCATTCCAGATATTGTGACAGATGGTGTCAATGGATACCTTTTTGCTCCTGATACTGGTGATGAAGGTGCGATCGCTGCTACGCTTCGCCTACTAGAAATGAAACAAGAACGAGAATCTATTCGTCAAAATGCCCGCCGAGAAGCTGAACGCTGGGGATGGGCAGCTGCCACTCGTCAGTTGCAAGATTACTACCAAAAGGTAATTTATTCTGAATTACTGAAAGCAGCGTAA
- a CDS encoding GAF domain-containing protein, translating into MSLLNTGSVLATLTELTQVNRTHALLRRVKDLSVNEFVCLLDFITAEFQQFLRAIELINNEALETMLEKVLEAITLKIGQILQAEHTTIFLVDKDKGQLWTKIIQDNIHKPLEIRIPITVGIPGYVASTGEYLNISDTATHSLFSSDLEKQMGYKIDNLLCMPVLSSKNQVVAVVQLANKAGNIPFDSEDEERFRDFASAIGIILESCQSFYVAARNQRGATALLRATQTLGQSLDLEATLQIVMEQARILMQADRSTLFLYRKEMGELWTKIAAADGKKMMEIRIPANRGIVGYVASTGEALNIPDAYKDPRFDPSTDKKTGYVTRNILCLPVFNSANELIGVTQLINKQQGSFSASDEEFMRAFNIQAGIALENARLFENVLLEKQYQKDILQSLSDAVISTDMEGCIVTINDAALELLGCPLTDGNAKHNKLAWEQNIIGRFVWEVVPIDNLQMRLQDSLKIGARHYVPEQSLTVGLYLDTTDQDTKTYILAIRDRTQTDLFIPWNQPLTPQSKLLSADSVNQIERSINLTVNPLTNPEGGVRGGLVVLEDISQEKRMKNTMYRYLTPRVAEQVMALGEDALMVGERKEVTILFSDIRGYTTLTENFGAAEVVSLLNQYFETMVEAVFNHEGTLDKFIGDALMAVFGAPLPLTENHAWKAVQAALEMRQRLEEFNQRRVIQEQPKIYIGIGISSGEVVSGNIGSHKRMDYTVIGDGVNLSSRLEAITKEYGCDIIVSEFTYQLCRDRIWVRELDKIRVKGKHQAVNIYELIGDRTTYLDATTHEFLCFYHAGRDAYLNRNFESAIVYFEAAKRIRPIDQAVDIHLERARNYLKQSLPNSWDGVWTMMNK; encoded by the coding sequence ATGTCACTTCTAAATACTGGTAGTGTCCTAGCTACATTAACCGAACTGACTCAAGTTAATCGCACTCACGCTTTATTACGTCGGGTTAAAGACCTTTCTGTTAATGAATTTGTTTGCTTACTAGATTTTATTACTGCGGAATTTCAGCAATTTCTGCGGGCAATTGAACTGATAAATAACGAAGCCTTAGAAACAATGTTGGAGAAAGTTTTAGAGGCTATTACATTAAAAATAGGTCAAATTCTCCAAGCTGAACATACTACTATTTTTTTAGTAGACAAGGATAAAGGTCAACTTTGGACAAAAATTATTCAAGATAATATTCATAAGCCTTTAGAAATTCGTATTCCGATTACTGTTGGTATCCCTGGTTATGTTGCTAGTACAGGTGAATATTTAAATATATCTGATACTGCTACTCATTCTCTGTTTAGCTCAGATTTAGAAAAACAAATGGGCTATAAGATTGATAATCTTTTATGTATGCCAGTTTTAAGCAGTAAAAATCAAGTTGTTGCTGTAGTACAACTAGCAAACAAAGCTGGAAATATCCCTTTTGATAGTGAAGATGAAGAACGGTTTCGGGATTTTGCTTCTGCTATAGGTATTATCTTAGAAAGTTGTCAATCTTTCTATGTTGCAGCGCGCAATCAAAGGGGTGCAACAGCGCTTTTGCGGGCAACTCAAACACTAGGGCAAAGTCTAGACTTAGAAGCGACTTTGCAAATAGTGATGGAACAAGCAAGAATTTTGATGCAAGCAGACCGCAGTACACTATTTTTATATCGTAAGGAAATGGGAGAACTCTGGACAAAAATAGCGGCGGCAGATGGCAAAAAAATGATGGAAATTCGCATTCCCGCTAACCGTGGGATTGTTGGCTATGTAGCTTCTACAGGTGAAGCACTGAATATTCCTGATGCTTATAAAGATCCCCGTTTTGACCCCAGTACAGATAAAAAAACTGGATATGTAACTCGCAATATTTTATGTTTACCAGTATTTAATTCTGCTAATGAATTAATTGGTGTGACACAATTAATTAATAAACAGCAAGGTAGTTTTAGTGCTTCAGATGAAGAATTTATGCGGGCTTTTAATATTCAAGCTGGAATCGCTTTAGAAAATGCCCGTTTATTTGAAAATGTACTATTAGAAAAACAATATCAAAAAGATATTCTCCAAAGTCTTTCCGATGCGGTAATTTCTACAGACATGGAAGGTTGCATCGTGACTATCAATGATGCAGCTTTAGAATTGCTGGGTTGTCCCTTAACAGATGGAAATGCTAAACATAATAAACTTGCCTGGGAACAAAATATAATTGGTCGCTTTGTGTGGGAGGTTGTACCAATTGATAATTTGCAGATGCGACTGCAAGATAGTTTAAAAATAGGTGCAAGACATTATGTGCCGGAGCAAAGTTTGACGGTAGGATTATATTTAGATACTACAGACCAAGATACCAAGACTTACATTTTAGCAATTCGCGATCGCACTCAAACTGATCTTTTTATTCCCTGGAACCAACCTTTAACCCCGCAATCAAAGTTACTCAGTGCTGATAGTGTTAATCAAATTGAACGTAGCATTAACTTAACTGTTAACCCTCTGACAAACCCAGAAGGAGGGGTGCGAGGTGGCTTGGTAGTTTTAGAAGACATCAGCCAGGAAAAGCGGATGAAAAATACTATGTACCGCTACCTAACTCCTCGTGTCGCTGAACAAGTTATGGCATTAGGAGAAGATGCTTTAATGGTGGGTGAACGCAAAGAAGTCACCATTTTGTTTTCTGATATCAGAGGTTACACTACTCTGACAGAAAATTTCGGTGCGGCTGAGGTGGTATCGCTGCTAAACCAGTATTTTGAAACTATGGTAGAGGCGGTATTTAATCACGAAGGTACTCTCGATAAGTTCATTGGCGATGCTTTAATGGCGGTGTTTGGTGCGCCACTCCCGCTTACAGAAAATCATGCTTGGAAAGCTGTGCAAGCTGCTTTGGAAATGCGACAGCGATTAGAAGAATTTAACCAACGACGCGTGATTCAAGAACAACCCAAAATTTATATTGGTATTGGGATTAGTTCCGGGGAAGTAGTTTCAGGCAATATCGGTTCTCACAAACGTATGGATTATACGGTCATCGGTGATGGTGTAAACTTAAGCTCGCGTTTAGAAGCAATCACAAAGGAATATGGCTGTGATATCATTGTCAGTGAATTTACTTATCAATTATGCCGCGATCGCATTTGGGTGCGCGAATTAGATAAAATTCGCGTCAAAGGTAAACATCAGGCTGTGAATATTTATGAATTAATAGGCGATCGCACTACCTATTTAGACGCCACAACCCACGAATTTCTCTGTTTCTACCATGCTGGACGGGACGCCTATCTTAATCGCAATTTTGAAAGTGCGATCGTCTACTTTGAAGCAGCAAAAAGAATCCGACCAATAGATCAGGCTGTTGATATTCACCTAGAACGCGCTCGTAATTACCTCAAGCAAAGTCTACCAAACTCTTGGGATGGAGTTTGGACAATGATGAATAAATAA
- a CDS encoding DUF7219 family protein — MANKDDFLYPRGRYYGQVKPENLVFNANLQEFAQKVSYICNLETAGKISPEEAYENIKDLWKSLKQAKKQLRIGENPFRMDDDGNQPE; from the coding sequence TTGGCTAACAAAGATGATTTTCTTTATCCTCGGGGTCGCTACTACGGTCAGGTAAAGCCAGAAAATTTGGTATTCAATGCTAATTTGCAAGAATTTGCCCAAAAAGTCAGCTATATCTGCAATCTGGAGACAGCTGGTAAAATTTCTCCTGAAGAGGCCTATGAGAACATCAAGGATCTTTGGAAAAGTTTGAAACAAGCAAAAAAACAGTTAAGAATTGGTGAAAATCCTTTCCGAATGGATGATGATGGTAATCAACCAGAATAG
- the purC gene encoding phosphoribosylaminoimidazolesuccinocarboxamide synthase has translation MTAQTKLYEGKAKIIYPTDNPEILLAVFKDDATAFNAQKRGSIENKGNINNIISSKIFQQLEALGVKTHFIDSPAPNQMRIKAVKILPLEVVVRNIAAGSLCQQTGLPLGTVLKMPLVEFYYKNDQLGDPLLTRDRILLMELATPEQVDSIIHLALQINEFLKEFFQGCGITLVDFKLEFGLDSQQQLLLADEISPDTCRLWDISAGDDPNRRVLDKDRFRRDLGNVEDAYQEVLTRVLEAVEKG, from the coding sequence ATGACTGCCCAAACTAAGCTATACGAAGGCAAAGCCAAAATTATTTATCCTACAGATAACCCGGAAATTTTATTGGCTGTTTTTAAAGATGATGCGACAGCATTTAACGCTCAAAAACGCGGCAGTATCGAAAATAAAGGAAACATAAACAATATCATCTCTAGTAAAATATTTCAACAGCTAGAGGCTCTTGGTGTCAAGACCCACTTTATTGATAGTCCTGCTCCCAATCAAATGCGAATCAAGGCAGTAAAAATATTGCCATTGGAAGTAGTTGTCAGGAACATTGCTGCGGGTAGCCTTTGTCAACAAACAGGATTACCTTTGGGAACTGTACTCAAGATGCCATTGGTGGAATTTTATTACAAAAATGACCAATTGGGAGATCCTTTGTTGACGCGCGATCGCATACTGCTGATGGAATTAGCAACTCCGGAACAAGTTGACAGTATAATCCATCTTGCATTGCAAATTAACGAATTTCTCAAAGAGTTTTTCCAGGGATGTGGCATTACCTTAGTGGACTTCAAACTAGAATTTGGTTTGGACTCACAACAGCAGTTGCTATTAGCAGATGAGATTAGTCCTGATACTTGTCGTTTATGGGACATATCCGCAGGGGATGACCCTAACCGTCGTGTACTAGATAAAGACCGCTTTCGCAGGGATTTAGGCAATGTTGAGGATGCTTACCAGGAGGTTTTAACAAGAGTGCTAGAAGCAGTGGAAAAAGGGTAA